Genomic window (Mya arenaria isolate MELC-2E11 chromosome 16, ASM2691426v1):
caattatctaatggaCTGTGTTACgctttatcataattgtaaaaaaaaagtaccaaaatgtaaaaacaactgtgtcggagaccgggttcttcagttagtaagtttcaatgcagtgtacacatcgatgccaagtttatgtcagttttcgaaaattttctctttttttccgctattttatcatacggagtatagcccctttaagcagattttcgacatccacagataaacaactccccggtatcattttattaaaaatacatgagtcataacattttgagccGGAAGTTGATAAGTTTGACTGGGGTTTGTGAttctatttgtttcaaaaaacttcctcacgccggccaaatcctaagagcctcttatagaacaataccgtactcaagttgttaaattaaacgacttgagtacggtattgttctataagaggctattaggatttggccggcgtgaggaaATATTTAGCTATCGGGGaactaagaaatatagttagtacatttgtacttgatgttttcaatctttaaacataattaaacataataacaagagtgtggtttagatagttaaatattgttattaaggagattgttcataaacaatatcaaagatgtaatgcttagcttagttaattaataattatactttttatagttaagaaaatcatgtcaatacttaataataaactattattgaatttttatttttatttttgacaagtgtCGTAATCAACAAAATGAGATGAAGCGTTAAATCTAAGAACCATGCACTATAGAAagatttttccgaaaaatgaccaaaattattgctcccctgaatttcatgctggtcgtaatggccattaaatgaaatgaattagctgtaacagcagataactgataaaaatttcatggagaaccaagtcagtcctttaacccttagcacaaaaccactgaatggaacataatgcatatgctgCTAAAATCCATGTATATGCTGGCATACAGGGGTTTCCTTCTTAATTgaaaattggataggatttcttggcatgaaaacaataaagtcaacacattcaatgatacaggtaactattaaatgtgatgaattaaagttataaatgcaatactcaagttacaataaaaaatcaccagacacattaatcctgcataacaatatccatgctctccatgagatcctcgtgggtataactgagttatgtgacgtcacacaatgggactgtttgatctgaagccgataaaaggtgtttattcatttcaatgcatgtataaaatggtgttgaatgggattttaaccATCTTGATGAAGGAGCTACAGtgacttataggcgtaataaccattgatagctacggataaattaataagtggtaaaatgcagacatgaagaaaaaaggcaggtttaccatacatgtaaataaaatgtaaaaatggttattttctatgaattcgtagagcgaaaaattaattagtttaaggtgtccgaactctaaggtgaagtactgtaaatacattcaaaaaatccaactctaatattgtcaactttacgtacatacatttcgtaacaaatgcttttcgtacccaaatcacattttttcagggaaaaataggttagggtcggcgggaaaaatagggtcggtcgggtaacctgaaacagacctatttttttatttggcctaacaaataatttaaggttgttttttgtcggtttcggatataaagtatgcagaatatgaatcaattgagaaaaaatcagaacaaaattttgttcgttttaaacaattcaaacaaatatagtcaatgaaataggtcaagaatgatcatttatgtatacgtaattttactcaaaaatacatcgcgatcagtctttaattattgtttataaataagcaaaatgtaagaaaataattaacatattttggtagtataacaaatcatttctactttagcatgatatatatatatctaataactattgagtaacataaattattggcttgttactagtgagaattcgagtaatgtctcccaattggtgtcttggttgctgtgcaatatacatccaggttcgaacaatacacttaacgaggtgctaagtgtactatttatcaccttgttaaatggtggttatTATATGagcaattgaccttacgacaggatttgattgacaggtcctatcagccaatcagaatgtagggctgataagccgtgttgctatccgccattttgtccgtcaaactgaccagagtccgtcatatacatgcgctggcaattcctcgcctttttaagtattatggtaaaaaggtgttgtcatggcacttgtaattcggatacaaggtagccaggccgacTAAAGATGGCTTACAATTCGTTCTGTATTCGAAACCAgtgagttatttagaaaaatgcaagtgctgtatcagactctgtggaatacctcatcaacagctgaacttggaaattttgaaagatcgttcaaatgcgaaacatctatacgtctgtacaaaagtatttttttgaacaaaactacttatttcaatccgctcaaaatttatttaatactgaaattgtccgtgcatgacctaaataagtgttactatttttaaactataaacatcgtacatttatgctttggcttgtgttgtcaaatcggcattaatggccatttaatatcaggttcaacatggacacgattgatttcattcaagatagaggtattttttgttgataccgttatgtagtttttataaactgctttgctttcaaagtaaacaggaaatatcgtacaactagatttttgtccgaaccatcgcatgctCCCGAATCTCATATACTCGTATGgttcctatgtaaacaatggcttttgtagctgtcattccgacacatttcatagatttcttattttcatatcagcactttgtcgacgggaaatcTAATCAAGAAAACActgaccctcaagcagctactgtatttgaccagctcacaccagctaggcctcctccaaaactcagataaatatttgagccaccaaaacaaaacgagaacagatcggtctgaatcgttaaggttttattttctgtataaaacaatttatttcactgtacatttaaatcaattattatgttcattagaacttgattctgccaaacatgtgctgtaaagacttagacttattatgaataaagaacaagtcaaacatgcatgtattttcattgttattcttatattttgggtcatttacgtaaatctacaatatttaatgatagttcatccaatgttcagagtccggatcacatgcacactcgattaacagtattcttaaagttgcactctcacagaattctagtttgacactttttgtctcagaatcggcttattttggcattctttaaattaagacctaatatataaatcacaaagcaaacttctccgagccaaaacatgataaatgcaatcgaatcctgtgtaagttgtcaaagtgatcaatctgtgaaagtgcagctttaacagtgaaaaataacttctgctaatgctatatattttaaaatatatttgccattgcaataaagagatattcacctacaatatcatacataaacatcaaagaaatatcaaagtttaagtaatgtttgcaaaacaacaatgtttttaataaatctgatattaaatatacaacaactggtgttatactccagaactgaagctaacatcatagaggtacattccaagaatccatcaaaacaacatgctgaacaacttcaagaactctcttcaaaagaccacactttcctgaaataaataaaagatgccaatattaaaataaatcagttacatgtattgttaaatattttaatactagctgtaaatgctactgcctttgatttttgctttctacatgtatatcataatgaaatattgtcaagatactagctaatgttttgtggttgttgtttttctctggacaaatagtccattacttttgtacagcaaagtaaaaactaaatgttataaaaagctttaaaataggtcctaccgtttatttgtaaaacttgtcatcactggttttctcttgcggttgacattgcctggactggcaaatatcatgtgtgtgtgtgggggggggcggtttccggtcttatgctaggtcccctgtggcggtaggcttgttgaagacaataataaggggacttccttatctccatcaatcagaatactttaatggtgtcaacggtaaatagcagaagaccctccaccagccttaaccggtaaatggggggagggtagtgtgtgtgggttagaaccagctgcccagtcagcttagttggttagagcgccgggctagtgttctggtggttgtgagttcgagccccacaccgggggcacttttcctcccaggtctacttttacagccagagtgtgtgaacatgttccacaatttctgtaagaacaaaaatcaaagcatgtgaatgtttgagcaatgcaaaagttacagattggtatcacccacgattgtcacttgtcaactattacattattattcataaggggGATTGTTCAATCgcttagaactgaaactttttatgcataaccccaataaaccatttctgctcatactatagaatacaaggttatactgtatagctggcaagtaactgttatttaatgtcacttccgggttccccattcgggccatttatgatttactcatattgtgcgatgatttaatctttgtttcaacaatactgtaagaaggaccggtgttattaaaagataaacttacccttgtttgcatttacagtatgcgtcacacacacgcttttcctttgtatcgatgtcaatgttgacaacatggcggctatccgattttctctgacttggatagatttcaccccgtaaatgttagatatcgtcattttctaaagatatatcgagccttccgatgtagcagccagttacaaattcctttgacttctattttttcgcattgtaatgtcacatttatgataatttgtcaggaatatcggaaagcgaaacgacgcgagacgccattacttcctcgtttgtttgacggacatagacagagttcgctcccttgatatcagggggcgtggcttagaagccgctgtcgtaaggtcaattgattacttgacggttacgaattgactaacagaatggttacgaaataaccaagatcagcagttacgaaatggtaaggttacgaaatgaccagatccccgtcaaatgcccctggggacatcctaggttaggcccattccctgttatcagcgcaaaaacaataacaccgcattcactcagcactgccggtccacctggaaggtaaaaacatggcccaatTTCCTCTGCTTTCCCcggtataaacaagacctgggcgccattgttacaattgactggtgcataactgtggcagaataagggaaatattttattgttgcatttattatcaaatatgagaatttaagacacatgcaaaaagccacaatacgaattggtgatagtgttcgttctgttctgctattcaaaggtgatgagaatgactaatgacatgacattgacaaacaaaatgtaatgcatttgtatcctttcgtcttttatttattaaaatctgagatgttatgggagcaaatcatttttttagattggaacataccaaataataataagcgacgatgtacagtagtggtaaaccaagtttgctagaaatcaatcgagtttctccaaaatacaagcaaaaattacaccggatgttgatactagtgatttagtttcggatgaacaaaatccggataaatcatttgcttttcatccaaagggtggacgatttatacaactgtacaaaagtcataaaaataaacgaaaaaaacgttgaatatgtattttaaacacttaccaagttaccattctctttctgtaagagatgaacgccatactgcataattgcacggagatggtaccacggagatacccgaaaatttccgttatattccggaaagttaaatttctgtatacttgaaaatttggatgctgatggtacacgaaatatcgaatttcctcatttctgttttttatggaatgaaacttcgggataatatacaataagctttaaataaagtaaaacaaataaaaaaatgcttagtatatagctatttttgaccaaaattatgattttttccctggtcgccttaatagctatttttatggatacacaaatatactaacacaaaagtttaagaatactttttttaatattaaaagagaataatatttaaaacaatgaaatgatctcgtaaataaacattcaagcttatcaacttactgtcaatggacatttttattgacatttgatacatcaaatctggactgaaaatattaaggagaccaatttttgtcgccttaatccaacggtccccataatgcctagattaatatatatatggtcaccttaatatctgtagtagatatatatatatatatatatatatatatatatatatatatatatataaacctcAAAGAGTTGTCCTCAATTTCGTTTACTAGCCGAAATTACGCTGTGTATGTAGAATAGACGTCAGATAAAAGAGATAAGCATGAACGtcgtaagtatatatatatatatatatatatatatatatatatatatatatatatatatataaacctcAAAGAGTTGTCCTCAATTTCGTTTACTAGCCGAAATTACGCTGTGTATGTAGAATAGACGTCAGATAAAAGAGATAAGCATGAACGtcgtaagtatatatatatatatatatatatatatatatatatatatatatatatatatatatatatatatatatatatatatatatatatatatatatatatatatatatatatatatatatatatatatatataagtctaGACAACTGGGCAACGCTTCCTCGTATTTTACTTCGCAGAATGGGATAGCAGACCATAATCTACATGTAATTgtgatttaaaattttgtttctATTCTGACTTTGGATTTTTTAGTCATCTCCCCTTCACGCAATGAGCCCTTGAAAAACATGGCatattcgttaagaatttaTACTATATATCGTGTATACGGTCTGGATGAAATATCCGAACCAAGGACGCGCGCGTAAGCTGGTACCGAGGCTCGCCGATTATTGTCGATAAGCAAAACTGTGAAGTGAGTACATTGTGCATGCGATATTATAAAATCCGTATGTTCTTACGCTTGCATTGCCCGCTAAACCATAATTATGTAGTTTAAAAGTTGTTCTTCAACTATGTTCCTTTGCTAGACACCAACAAAGCGAGTCTAGTAAACGCATTGagtttatgcaaatatttagaTGACAAATGATTCTTGGAACTCCGCACTCCATTAGGAGGACACCGACTCCAGCAATCTCCCTCATCGAGGATGTCACAATTTGGCCAAGCTATACCTCTGTTTAGCCCTAATGTGTTGACAAACACATGGCCATTGTCAATTcggattgtgttttttttgttttgttttaatttgtggAACTATCCCGGTTATAGAAGAAATGCTTTTTGCTCAAGAATATTAAAACGACATCACTATTAACTTCATTAACCTCCATGTCGTGACTTTATCAGAACTCGCTTGAAATCGCTCGTTTTCTcaaattttgtgttgttttgtgctGATCAACTCCCCTCTAACCATGACTACCTCGGTTTAAATAAGGTACAACACTGctttacttaaaatatgttatattaaatgCCCAATCAATAAGTGATACATTGATATATATCAAACAGGCATATTCAAGTACACCGTAGCTTTATATAGATCAATATTTGGCTATCAAACATGAAGAactataatttgtattataaacTTGGTTAgcctttaaatgttataattaaatcaCTGTATTTCGTGCAAAATGAACTGCCTGTCACACATAATCTAATTCTCTTTCCGCTTCtactttaaatattgttgagATTTATAACGGCCCTATTGAGGAAATAAATCATACAGTGGTTATTGACTGCATTCAAAAGCAATTAAAGCAACACGCCCTTCATTTCCATACTTTTGAAATACGCGGAAAATAAGgatttgtatcaatattattaaatagtgCTATCTTACTTTCTTACGGTAAGATGTAACACCTACCTTTTGCAATATTCGATAATAGTGGCATCACAAGTACACTTTTTCAAATAAGTTACACCTTGACTAACACAAGAGTCGTTTTAgtaagtttattaaataaagtttttttttatttttataatgaaatcgAAAGCGCGATTCGAACCGACGACGCACATGCTCTTGTTTATATAGACGTCCGTTCTATATACATTGAGTTATTCCGGCTTGTGAACGAAGTTGAAGACAAGTCCTGAATATGTAGATTGAGGTTTGTATATAATTTCATCTAGACATCTTTGCAGCGCTTCTCCGTCTGATGCATTGCGGAATGAAATACCAGACCATAATCTACATGTTGGTAAATGCATCTCCTTTAGAATAATTGTGATTGAAAAATTTGTTTCCTTTCTGAAGTTGGATTTtttagttatctcccctttacGCATTGAGCCCAAGAAAAACATTGCATATTCGTAGGAATTAATACAATATATCGTGTATACGGTCTAGATAGAAATATCCGACCCGAGGACTCGCAAGTAAGCTGATAACGACGCTCGTCAAGTTACTGACCAGGAAATGTGACCGAGGATCGGAATTATCAATATGGAACGGAGACAAGCGATTTGAATTCTCTTTTTGCTTaccttaaaacatatatttatggtaaaatgtatgtattaaacGTATATATGTATGCTTTACAAACCAGAGTGTGCATCGTTGTTTACTGACTcgtaaataaaaaatcatttttgaaaatattttattctcaTTTTCTGATTAAACTTcaagtataaagatatattcgGACGCGCTTTATTTCagtgattttaaatatataaatatgtttttgattcaGAATTCTTCAGTCCTAATATCGAAGGTATTGTGTTAGATTTATGAAAggtatttttgtgtttaacaatattttaaaataccatGTCGTTGTCTGTTTGCATTCGAACTAGCCGTtatattacatgttattgtaaACAACATGTTTGTCAGATGTTAATTTCTGCAAGTATAAAATAATAGTCGAAGTCTGTCTGCTTTCAAACTAGCCTTTATAGTACATGTTATTGTAAACAACATGTTTGTCAGATGTTAATTTCTGCACGTATAAAATAATAGTCGAAGTCTGTCTGCTTTCGAACTGTCTTATTTCACGTTCATTTAACCGATAAAAGTTATAACAAAGTCGGTAAATGACCGTATCAAATCATTCTAATTTGATATAGTCTTCGTAACATAGAAATTTCGTTTTATATTATGGTTCGATATCTGATAAGCATTGTTATCCAGTTCGAACCAGTACGATACTAATGACATATCACCCAAACGATAATTTAAAAGACATGCATCATATCAATATATGTGAGGAGTTAAAGTGCATCTGTGACTCAGTCATTGTCGAGCtatattttaaactattataACGATAGCAGTTTAATGGGTCTAAGCTGTATTTTGTTATTCTACCgttttttgaattattaaaaaatgcataccAGAAGAGTCACttatattattaagtattataGAGTTGTCAAGTCTTATGCGCTGAACATATTGCAAGCCTGTTTgctattttctttaaatcaccTTGTGTCTTGAGATctgattaaaagaaatatattgttggtatttgttttaattaatttattttgtgtattaatgTAACCATAGTGCATGTATTAGTTGTAAAATCACACTCTTCGAATAACAATACCAGCATTATCCTTTTTTTGGATAAACCTCATAATACATTTTCTAGACATTGATTGCCACCCAATGTTACCCCATTTTCAGTCATGAATTGCAAGCTGTCAATTGAACTAAATGGAACAAATAAACCCTTAAATGTTGATGGCAAGATATTTGCTATGTCTTTTAATACTCGCGCCGTTTGCAAAATGATACGGCATTCGTACTCTCTCAAGTTACCATTtggaataaatgtttattaatgtttaaggTTTGACATCAAAAGTGCACTTTTCCACGttttattgatgtaaaataGAGAGGTTGCACAATCTCACTTTTACCTGAAGATGTGATGTATTGTGTGTGCCCtatgtcatccaggtatgtgggttatgtttaaaatgacaagAACGAAGGCACCATTAAAGTTTATCTGTGAGCATATAAGTTGACGTCTGTAGATAGAGACATTTCTCTTATTAGGTTGTACACGTATATTTTGTGTTTCGCAACTTCTCTAATGAATACAGTATTTAGTAAACCGGTCTTTTCCCTCTAGATTTCattgacttttttattattattcaatggAACTACAGGGATACGCCCGGTAACATCAAGTTTGACCAAGACCCTTTTTTTAAAACCACAAAAATCAAAGCCcccaaacgagagacacatttatcaaaatattgtaatttgtgTTTGGTTATTTTGTATGAATGACATGAGTTAACTGAATAATGTTAAACCTTGATAACCCGTGAAAGCTAAGAAGGAATTCATCGGTAGTTTAAGGAAAGAACGTTCGCAGTGGAGCAAAGCAGTACATATTAGGCGCGTTGCAATATGGCGGTCAGTGTTACATAATCGTGCATCCCGCTCTAAATGCTATGAGAGTGGTCGCGGCACCTACGCCCGCTGCATAATGGCTATTACGTCTCATACCAGCCATGAAATTGTTCCAAACATTGGCTTCCCGATTTTCGACCTTCGTTTTAAACGATTCCAGAGCTTGCTGCCGTTCTTTATTAGACATTTCCTCGAAGTCTTTCTTTTCAGAATTAATCGCTAATTTGTTTGCCACCTTaatgaattcatttgaaaaagggGTATTATTGTTCGTTTGTGTTATTCGTTCTATTTCCTCGATAATGCGTCCAACATGCTTCTCCTTCGTCGAGTCATCACATTTGTTGTCAATGAAAACGACATTTCCTGCGTACAAATTTCTTAATTTATCAAGGTATGCATGCCCATCTTGTAAGTATTCATCTTTAGACATCTCGCAATTCGTATGCGTAAGGATGATAAAAGCGTATTGTTGAACATTGTTTccaaaaaatgcattaaaagcTTCAACAGTGGCAATTAGCTCCTTAGTAAAACGGTCCGGTTTAAGCACAAACCCAACAGCAGAAAATCCTGGTAGGGTTAACGCCATCGCTCTACTAAGACATTCTTTGATTTGCTCTTCTGTTTAAAAAGCGTCACAAAATCCAGGGCAATCCACAACCTCTATTTTGCGTCCAAAACGTATCCTTTTCTGAAACCAATTCAAGGAGGCATTTTAATGCTTTTTATATGACTGTGTTGTTCGGAAatcatgtttacaatgtatgcaattttggtttattcaatatcaaatgaaccaatgtttattatgtattactactgttataatatttttttaatcagtattatattttttatcttataattattattataattattattattattattattattattattattattattattattattattattattattattattatcatcatttttttttctccttcttcttcttcatctttTTCTTTCAGTTCttcttataattatcattatcattataagaataaaaaaaagaaaacaaataacacaCCTTACGCGTGACATCTAGTGTAACCGATTTTGAGCTTGTCTTTTCGACAAAGCTGTCATCGTGTCCCCTTTCCAGTCCAAGAATTGAATTAGCAGTAGAACTCTTCCCATGGCCAGTTTTTCCAACAAGAAGCAACCGaatatctgtaaataaataCCACATGCATCGTGTTCATACAAACACTGTTAAGGTTAATACAAACACTATAAGGGTAATCCatgataaataagaaataaccAGAACTATGTTTCTTCTGGTAATTTGACGTGAACAATACCAAAATGCCCTGCGTTAGGAAACAAAGCTTATTTATAAGCAACATGAATGATCAGTTTATACGTTCTGGATACGTAATTATTCAATAGTAAGATGCCATGAAGTAAAATTATAACGATTAAGATTTGGAGCGAACGAGTCCTTCTAAACCATTAGGATTTTACGTCAGGTAATTTaactgactaagaatacaaACTGAAACATTGTCATAGCTAAATTAGACACGGGGAACATGTATAAGATGAGTAGCAATAGGCGGATCTTTAAACAACCGCGATAGTTagaaattcttaataattaaaattataacttAATGAGTGACTACCTGCAATTATATTGGTGAAAATGTAAGTTGTTTTCTACGTGAAGTTAAATCGGAAGGTTATTTTTGGTCGTAAAGGAGGAACAGTATTGCTTATCTTATCGTAATACCTAGCCGTACGAATTCCAGTATATTGTCATTGCAGAAGTAGAGACATTTTGAGCCTCATATAAAGGAAACGTTTAAATGATACCCGCCTTAGATTACTATAAGATTACTAATAATCAACCGTCTTTATCGAAGAATTGATTCACACGCATGCCACGTTATTCAGATGGCCATTTTTATGCGTATTTTAAATGCAGTATTCGTCTTAAATCACATTTTAAGCGAGATGTATTATTGGctttatacatgtgcatatatcTAGAATACCATATTTAAAATAGTCATATTTATAGtatcatataaaatgttaccTTGTAGTCCATCGACAAAATCTACGGAAGAGCCGTCATTGTCAACATCTGTTAAATACAAATCCTTTTTGTGAATTCCAATACTATCGAAATTAATCATTatatgattaataaataaaaactttctGATTAAAAGTTTCCTTAGCTCTGAAAAAACACCACCTCATAACCCATAACCGCTTAAACCCTTCAGTGATGTAATCATATCATATTGAACATTCTATAAATACTATCAAGAACTATACCTAAAATGGTAAGCTAATGGTTTGCATCAATTGATTTgggatttgtttttattacatgcaTGTTGCATCACTAGGTATTCTGACAATACCATAGTGTGCATTAATAACATACTTCTATATTCCCATTTTCATACCTTTCTAAAATGATTGTAATTTAACTACTTGTACGCATGATTCAAATGATCgaaatgttcaaaatacaaTTGGTGTCTTTAAATCAATGACCGGGAATTTGCATTATACAGTAAATTAttcttgaaattaatattaatgtCAATCAAATGCCGACTGTTCAGAACCTTGATTAATGTTAACATGATTGCGTTTGTCATcgttttcaacttttaaagctgaaatATGTTGTGATGctctcatttatttaaataacctCGCAGTCACTCGATTAAATCGAATGAAAGGTCGTCATTATCATCTTCTGTTAAACAAAACACCAATTTATGAATGTcaattttatctaaaatatatgatttaGTGCTTAACACTTATTCCCTTAAATCTGGAAAAATACCACATCATAACCCATAACCGCTTCCACCTTTTCATGGATAGTCATCAAGTTTCCTGATATAGTAACATTTACTGATCCTTTTTATATAAGAATCACTCATTCGGCCGATCCGAATGTTGTTAAActgaatttaattgaaaataaagtcttaaACATCAACCCC
Coding sequences:
- the LOC128221473 gene encoding uncharacterized protein LOC128221473 — encoded protein: MALTLPGFSAVGFVLKPDRFTKELIATVEAFNAFFGNNVQQYAFIILTHTNCEMSKDEYLQDGHAYLDKLRNLYAGNVVFIDNKCDDSTKEKHVGRIIEEIERITQTNNNTPFSNEFIKVANKLAINSEKKDFEEMSNKERQQALESFKTKVENREANVWNNFMAGMRRNSHYAAGVGAATTLIAFRAGCTIM